A region from the Fimbriimonadaceae bacterium genome encodes:
- the tkt gene encoding transketolase, translated as MSAVDQKVVDTLRFLAVDMVERAKSGHPGLPLGAAPMAYALWSRHMRFDPSRPDWFDRDRFVLSAGHGSALLYALLHVFGYGIGIDDLKNFRQLGSKTPGHPELGVTPGVEVTTGPLGQGFANGVGMAIAEAWLADRYNVGGHKIIDHHTYAIVSDGDLMEGVAQEAASLAGHLKLGKLVYLYDANDISLDGPTDLSFSDDTATRFAAVGWHVERVEAGEDLEAVSAALERAKAVTDKPSLVIVHTVIGFGSPKAGTSSAHGSPLGAEATKATKEKLGWPVEPPFLVPAEATNNRDAAIAKGSALSSAWDEKLTAYRHDHPALAAELDDLVAGRLPSGWDTHLDELVFDKPTATRTAGGKALDAAAKGLAWLVGGAADLSGSTKTAVSGAPVFGPATPGGRNVYYGVREHAMGAVVNGMVAHGLRAYGSTFLVFSDYMRGSVRVAALSQQPSLFVFTHDSVCVGEDGPTHEPVEQVMSLRLVPGLEVYRPADGLETVECWRQALARETTAAIVLSRQDLPPLPVAPAAVRAGVAKGAYVVADGGDVLIAATGSEVSLALAARDALAGKGTMARVVSMPCVEMFRQLPAAERDAIVPPSMPKVSVEAGVTTGWQDILGPGTKAVGIDRFGESAPGEQVYAHLGMTVERVVAVCQEAVKSK; from the coding sequence ATGTCCGCCGTTGACCAGAAAGTCGTCGACACCCTCCGCTTCCTTGCCGTCGACATGGTCGAACGGGCGAAGTCCGGACACCCCGGCCTGCCCCTGGGCGCCGCGCCGATGGCCTACGCTTTGTGGTCACGCCACATGCGCTTCGACCCGTCGCGCCCCGATTGGTTCGACCGCGACCGATTTGTGTTGTCGGCGGGGCACGGCTCGGCCCTGCTTTATGCCTTGCTCCACGTCTTCGGTTACGGGATCGGCATAGACGACCTCAAAAACTTCCGCCAACTGGGGAGCAAGACGCCGGGCCACCCCGAGCTTGGCGTGACCCCGGGCGTCGAGGTCACGACCGGGCCGCTGGGCCAAGGTTTTGCCAACGGTGTCGGCATGGCGATCGCCGAGGCTTGGTTGGCCGACCGCTACAACGTGGGCGGCCACAAGATCATTGACCACCACACCTACGCCATTGTCAGCGACGGTGACCTGATGGAGGGTGTCGCCCAAGAGGCCGCTTCCCTGGCCGGGCACCTGAAACTGGGCAAGCTGGTCTACCTCTATGACGCCAACGACATCAGCTTGGACGGCCCCACCGACCTGAGCTTTAGCGACGACACCGCGACCCGCTTTGCCGCCGTCGGCTGGCATGTCGAGCGCGTCGAGGCTGGCGAAGACTTGGAAGCGGTCTCTGCTGCCCTCGAGCGCGCCAAGGCGGTCACCGACAAACCAAGCCTCGTGATCGTCCACACCGTCATCGGGTTCGGAAGCCCCAAGGCGGGCACAAGCAGCGCCCACGGCTCGCCCCTGGGGGCCGAGGCCACCAAGGCGACTAAGGAAAAGCTTGGCTGGCCCGTCGAACCGCCGTTCCTCGTGCCGGCCGAAGCGACGAACAACCGGGACGCCGCCATCGCCAAGGGGTCCGCATTGTCCAGTGCCTGGGACGAGAAACTCACCGCCTACCGGCACGACCACCCCGCCCTGGCCGCCGAGTTGGACGACCTCGTCGCGGGCCGTCTGCCTTCCGGGTGGGACACGCACTTGGACGAACTGGTCTTTGACAAGCCGACCGCAACCCGGACGGCCGGGGGCAAGGCCCTGGACGCCGCCGCCAAAGGCCTCGCCTGGCTGGTCGGCGGGGCGGCCGATCTCAGCGGTTCGACCAAGACGGCCGTCTCCGGGGCACCTGTCTTCGGCCCCGCGACTCCGGGCGGGCGAAACGTCTACTACGGTGTCCGGGAGCACGCGATGGGCGCTGTGGTCAACGGGATGGTCGCCCACGGTCTGCGCGCCTACGGGTCGACGTTCCTCGTGTTCAGCGACTATATGCGCGGCTCCGTCCGGGTGGCGGCCCTCAGCCAGCAGCCCAGCTTGTTCGTCTTCACCCACGACAGCGTCTGCGTCGGCGAGGACGGCCCGACTCACGAGCCGGTCGAGCAGGTCATGTCCCTTCGCCTTGTGCCCGGACTGGAGGTGTACCGCCCCGCCGACGGCCTTGAGACGGTCGAGTGCTGGCGTCAGGCCTTGGCGCGAGAAACGACCGCGGCGATCGTGCTGAGCCGCCAAGACTTACCGCCGCTTCCGGTCGCACCCGCGGCCGTCCGCGCCGGCGTCGCCAAGGGGGCGTATGTCGTGGCGGACGGGGGCGACGTGCTGATCGCGGCGACCGGTTCGGAGGTCTCCTTGGCCCTGGCCGCCCGCGACGCCCTGGCGGGCAAGGGGACCATGGCCCGGGTTGTCTCGATGCCCTGCGTCGAGATGTTCAGGCAGTTGCCCGCCGCCGAACGAGACGCCATTGTCCCGCCGTCGATGCCCAAGGTCTCCGTCGAGGCCGGGGTCACCACGGGATGGCAGGACATCCTAGGCCCCGGCACGAAGGCGGTCGGCATCGACCGCTTTGGCGAGTCGGCCCCAGGCGAGCAAGTCTATGCGCACCTGGGCATGACCGTTGAGCGCGTCGTCGCCGTGTGTCAAGAAGCTGTCAAGTCGAAATAG
- a CDS encoding prepilin-type N-terminal cleavage/methylation domain-containing protein, translated as MRPRAFTLIELLVVIAIIAVLAAILFPVFARAKEAAKKAACLSNLKQLGLAFQLYMDDNDDRMPDRRDLKESLGYKPWTGWPPSDPRAGWTVETLGPYKVKGVTACPSGLGVFPSEVRVNQEGTNYWMWRFDRPDEPVALDNFWGKSPEQAVADLVASGNPTTGSPDGPADVELAVDPYFPRTIASVPAALKGKAVHAGGRNRLYLDLHAKFLHDPRMD; from the coding sequence ATGCGCCCGCGTGCCTTCACCCTGATCGAGCTGCTGGTCGTGATTGCGATCATCGCGGTCTTGGCCGCGATCCTGTTCCCCGTGTTCGCCCGAGCGAAGGAAGCGGCGAAGAAAGCGGCCTGTCTCAGCAATCTGAAGCAGTTGGGCCTTGCCTTTCAGCTCTACATGGACGACAACGACGACCGGATGCCCGACCGCCGCGACCTTAAGGAGTCTCTCGGGTACAAGCCGTGGACTGGATGGCCCCCCAGCGACCCACGCGCGGGTTGGACGGTCGAGACCTTGGGGCCGTACAAGGTCAAGGGGGTGACGGCCTGCCCCTCGGGTCTGGGCGTCTTTCCCAGCGAAGTCCGCGTGAACCAAGAGGGCACGAACTATTGGATGTGGCGGTTCGACCGTCCCGACGAACCGGTCGCCCTCGACAACTTCTGGGGCAAGTCGCCGGAGCAAGCCGTGGCAGACCTGGTGGCAAGCGGCAACCCGACCACCGGCTCGCCAGACGGCCCGGCCGACGTCGAACTGGCCGTCGACCCCTACTTCCCCCGGACCATCGCGTCGGTCCCCGCGGCGCTGAAAGGCAAGGCGGTCCATGCGGGCGGACGCAACCGCCTGTACCTTGACCTTCACGCCAAGTTCCTGCACGACCCACGAATGGACTGA